From a region of the Oryza sativa Japonica Group chromosome 6, ASM3414082v1 genome:
- the LOC4342011 gene encoding protein DETOXIFICATION 16 isoform X1, translating into MSGGGGEVEAAAEAAPLLVPHDPQPAVGAEVRRQVGLAAPLVACSLLQYSLQVVSVMFAGHLGELSLSGASVASSFANVTGFSVLLGMGSALDTFCGQSYGAKQYDMLGTHAQRAIFVLMLMGVPLAFVLAFAGQILIALGQNPEISSEAGLYAVWLIPGLFAYGLLQCLTKFLQTQNIVHPLVVCSGATLVIHILLCWVMVHCFDLGNRGAALSISLSYWFNVILLAIYVKVSEVGRRSWPGWSREALKLKDVNMYLRLAIPSTFMTCLEYWAFEMVVLLAGFLPNPKLETSILSISLNTMWMVYTIPSGLSSAISIRVSNELGARNPQAARLSVFVSGIMCLTEGILVAIITVLVRDIWGYLYSNEEEVVKYVAAMMPILALSDFMDGIQCTLSGAARGCGWQKVCSVINLCAYYTIGIPSAVTFAFVLKIDGKGLWLGIICAMTVQILALVVMLLRTSWNEEAEKARARVQGSDGRITLA; encoded by the exons atgagcggcggcggcggcgaggtcgaggcggcggcggaggcggccccTCTCCTCGTCCCCCACGACCCTCAgccggcggtgggggcggaggtgcgGAGGCAGGTGGGGCTCGCGGCGCCGCTGGTGGCGTGTAGCCTTCTGCAGTACAGCTTGCAGGTGGTCTCCGTCATGTTCGCCGGACATCTCGGCGAGCTCTCCCTCTCCGGCGcctccgtcgcctcctccttcgCCAACGTCACCGGCTTCAGCGTCCTG CTGGGAATGGGAAGCGCGCTGGATACATTCTGTGGACAATCATATGGAGCAAAACAATATGATATGCTTGGGACACATGCGCAAAGGGCTATCTTTGTTCTTATGCTTATGGGTGTCCCGCTGGCTTTTGTTTTGGCATTCGCTGGCCAAATTCTTATCGCTCTTGGTCAAAATCCTGAGATATCATCTGAAGCTGGACTATATGCCGTGTGGTTGATTCCTGGTCTTTTTGCATACGGTTTGCTTCAGTGCCTTACCAAGTTTCTGCAAACTCAAAACATTGTCCATCCACTGGTAGTTTGTTCTGGGGCCACCTTGGTAATTCACATTTTGCTGTGCTGGGTTATGGTTCATTGTTTTGACCTTGGCAACAGAGGTGCAGCTTTGTCAATATCATTATCTTACTGGTTCAATGTGATATTGCTAGCAATATATGTAAAAGTCTCCGAAGTTGGCAGAAGGAGTTGGCCTGGATGGTCAAGGGAGGCACTTAAGTTAAAGGATGTTAATATGTATCTAAGGCTAGCCATTCCATCTACTTTTATGACTTG CTTGGAGTATTGGGCATTTGAGATGGTGGTTCTCCTTGCAGGCTTTCTACCTAATCCGAAACTGGAAACTTCGATTTTGTCAATAAG CCTGAATACAATGTGGATGGTTTATACAATTCCAAGTGGCCTCAGCAGTGCAATAAG TATAAGAGTTTCCAACGAACTAGGTGCTAGGAATCCGCAAGCAGCACGCCTATCAGTCTTTGTTTCAGGAATCATGTGCCTAACCGAAGGCATACTTGTAGCTATCATCACAGTTTTGGTACGGGATATCTGGGGTTACTTGTACAGCAATGAAGAAGAAGTTGTGAAATATGTCGCAGCAATGATGCCAATTCTTGCTTTATCTGACTTCATGGATGGAATACAATGCACACTATCAG GTGCTGCTAGAGGGTGTGGCTGGCAAAAAGTCTGTTCTGTTATCAACCTGTGCGCTTACTATACAATTGGTATCCCTTCAGCTGTTACTTTTGCATTTGTTCTGAAGATCGATGGTAag GGACTTTGGTTGGGAATAATATGCGCCATGACAGTGCAAATTTTAGCGCTGGTTGTCATGCTGCTTCGTACAAGCTGGAATGAAGAG
- the LOC4342011 gene encoding protein DETOXIFICATION 16 isoform X2 codes for MSGGGGEVEAAAEAAPLLVPHDPQPAVGAEVRRQVGLAAPLVACSLLQYSLQVVSVMFAGHLGELSLSGASVASSFANVTGFSVLLGMGSALDTFCGQSYGAKQYDMLGTHAQRAIFVLMLMGVPLAFVLAFAGQILIALGQNPEISSEAGLYAVWLIPGLFAYGLLQCLTKFLQTQNIVHPLVVCSGATLVIHILLCWVMVHCFDLGNRGAALSISLSYWFNVILLAIYVKVSEVGRRSWPGWSREALKLKDVNMYLRLAIPSTFMTCLEYWAFEMVVLLAGFLPNPKLETSILSISLNTMWMVYTIPSGLSSAISIRVSNELGARNPQAARLSVFVSGIMCLTEGILVAIITVLVRDIWGYLYSNEEEVVKYVAAMMPILALSDFMDGIQCTLSGAARGCGWQKVCSVINLCAYYTIGIPSAVTFAFVLKIDGTLVGNNMRHDSANFSAGCHAASYKLE; via the exons atgagcggcggcggcggcgaggtcgaggcggcggcggaggcggccccTCTCCTCGTCCCCCACGACCCTCAgccggcggtgggggcggaggtgcgGAGGCAGGTGGGGCTCGCGGCGCCGCTGGTGGCGTGTAGCCTTCTGCAGTACAGCTTGCAGGTGGTCTCCGTCATGTTCGCCGGACATCTCGGCGAGCTCTCCCTCTCCGGCGcctccgtcgcctcctccttcgCCAACGTCACCGGCTTCAGCGTCCTG CTGGGAATGGGAAGCGCGCTGGATACATTCTGTGGACAATCATATGGAGCAAAACAATATGATATGCTTGGGACACATGCGCAAAGGGCTATCTTTGTTCTTATGCTTATGGGTGTCCCGCTGGCTTTTGTTTTGGCATTCGCTGGCCAAATTCTTATCGCTCTTGGTCAAAATCCTGAGATATCATCTGAAGCTGGACTATATGCCGTGTGGTTGATTCCTGGTCTTTTTGCATACGGTTTGCTTCAGTGCCTTACCAAGTTTCTGCAAACTCAAAACATTGTCCATCCACTGGTAGTTTGTTCTGGGGCCACCTTGGTAATTCACATTTTGCTGTGCTGGGTTATGGTTCATTGTTTTGACCTTGGCAACAGAGGTGCAGCTTTGTCAATATCATTATCTTACTGGTTCAATGTGATATTGCTAGCAATATATGTAAAAGTCTCCGAAGTTGGCAGAAGGAGTTGGCCTGGATGGTCAAGGGAGGCACTTAAGTTAAAGGATGTTAATATGTATCTAAGGCTAGCCATTCCATCTACTTTTATGACTTG CTTGGAGTATTGGGCATTTGAGATGGTGGTTCTCCTTGCAGGCTTTCTACCTAATCCGAAACTGGAAACTTCGATTTTGTCAATAAG CCTGAATACAATGTGGATGGTTTATACAATTCCAAGTGGCCTCAGCAGTGCAATAAG TATAAGAGTTTCCAACGAACTAGGTGCTAGGAATCCGCAAGCAGCACGCCTATCAGTCTTTGTTTCAGGAATCATGTGCCTAACCGAAGGCATACTTGTAGCTATCATCACAGTTTTGGTACGGGATATCTGGGGTTACTTGTACAGCAATGAAGAAGAAGTTGTGAAATATGTCGCAGCAATGATGCCAATTCTTGCTTTATCTGACTTCATGGATGGAATACAATGCACACTATCAG GTGCTGCTAGAGGGTGTGGCTGGCAAAAAGTCTGTTCTGTTATCAACCTGTGCGCTTACTATACAATTGGTATCCCTTCAGCTGTTACTTTTGCATTTGTTCTGAAGATCGATG GGACTTTGGTTGGGAATAATATGCGCCATGACAGTGCAAATTTTAGCGCTGGTTGTCATGCTGCTTCGTACAAGCTGGAATGA